The DNA region GGGTATTCTCGATATCGCCCGCCAACCTGGCCCGCTTCTCGACGAGGCCGCTCAATACAAAACTGTTCATGGCTGCATCTCCCGTGATGGCGGGAGTGTAAGCAAATCAGGTAGCATAGCCGACAGGTGGCTTGGTGAGTTTGCTACCTAATGCCGGAGCTGCTCGAAGTCTCGATGATCGCGTCGGTCGCCGGCGAGATCCGCGACGGCGCGCTGACGGCGCGGCGTCCGTTCCGCAGCCCGCACCATTCCGCCAGCATGGCCGCGCTGACCGGCGGCGGCATGCGCGCAAAACCCGGCGAGATCTCGCTGGCGCATCAGGGCGTGCTGTTCCTCGATGAATTGCCGGAGTTCGATCCGCGCGTGCTGGATTCGTTGCGCCAGCCGCTGGAGAATGGCGAGGTTTCGGTGAGCCGGGCCAACCACCGGGTCACCTATCCGGCGCGCTTCATGCTGGTCGCGGCGATGAACCCGTGCCGCTGCGGCCGCGCCTATGAGCCCGGCTATTCCTGCAAGCGCGGTCAGCTCGACCGCTGCACCGCCGATTACCAGATGCGGATCTCCGGTCCGCTGATGGACCGCATCGATCTCAGGATCGAGGTGCCGGCCGTGACCGCCGCCGACCTGATCCTGCCCCCGCCGGCAGAGGGATCGGCCGAGGTCGCCGCCCGCGTCGCGGCAGCACGCAACATCCAGCTCGCGCGTTACGCGGCGGCCGGCATGCCGCATGTCCGCACCAATGCGGAAGCACCGAGCGCGCTGCTCGAGACCATCGCGCGCCCCGACGCGCATGGCCAAAAACTGTTGCGCGAGGCCGCCGACACCATGCACCTCACCGCGCGCGGCTATCACCGCGTGCTGCGGGTGGCGCGCACGCTCGCCGATCTCGACGGCGCCGAGACGATCGGCCGGCTGCACCTCGCCGAAGCGCTGTCCTATCGTGCATTGGCCGACGATCTGCGCCGCGCGGCCTGATCTGAGACCATCCAGAGCCGAAGCTGTTGTCTCGATTCGTGCCGGAATCGGCCGCGCGTCAACGCCACAGTAACCACTCCCGTTTACGCTCCGCAAACCATAAGCGCCGCGATCCGCGGGACGCTTGGGTCGAGCGAGTTGGTGTCATGTTGCGTTTCAAGATTCTGGCTTCGGTGGTCCCCCTTGCCGTGGCCGCAGTGTTTGCCCGCGTCGAATTCCTGCCGGGACAGCGGCCCTGCATCGAGGTCGGCGACGCGACCTTGCAGATCGCATCGATCCCGTGGTTTGCCGACCTCCATGTCGCCTTCACTGACGATCCCCGCCTCGCCACCGTGCGCGTCCAGGTCACCGACAATGCCGAGACCGCCGACTTCACCGTGATCGACGACGTCGACGATGCCGAAGCCGGCGCCTGCGAGAGCAACGGCGTGCCGCAGCTGATCGCGATCTCCGGCAGCCCGTCGACGTCCGATCCGATCATCTATCTCTCGCATGACGACGGTCCGTCCGACTACCGCGTGTTCGTGCAGTCGAAGACGTTTTCGGTCCGCGAGGCGGCGGCCCTGATCGTCAGTGCCCGCGGCGGCCAACGCCGCATCGAGGCGGCGTCGCTGCCGTCAAGCGCACCCCTCCGCGCCCCGGTCGTGGCGCAGTTGACGCTTCGTTAACCCTGTTCGCAGGGCGGCGCGAAACAGCCACCAACCTCAAGCACTTTGCAAGGTGGCCGGACGCATCGTCGCCGGCAGATTCAAGCTGTCAGGGCCGCTATTGATGGGGCGTATTTTCCGGATCAAGTTGCGCCTGCGCCGCTTCATGCGGCGCCATCCCAGGATTACCTCGGCCGTCCGTTCCTTCATGATCTTCTCGGCCGCGTTCGGCGGCGCGTTCGGATTCATCTCGGGCGCCCTCTCCGAACACAGCGGCTACGACCCCAATGCGTTCGCGATCGGGGTCAGCTTCCTGTTCGCGCTGGCCTGCCTCTGGATCGTGACGCTCGGCATCCGCCTGCGGCTGCTGCGGACCAAGCTGCGCACCATCGCCACCCATAACGAGGCGATGGCGGACCGCAATTGGGAACTGCAGGAAGCCGAGCAGCGCGCCAGCACGCTGTTCGAGGCGCAGGGCGACCTGATCGTGCTGCGCGACCTCGAGGGCCGCATCACCTACGCCAACGACGCCTATTGCGAACTGGCGCAGGTCTCGCGCGACGATCTGATCGACAGCACCGCAACGCTGAAGATCCTCGAACAGGGCAGCAGCGCGCTCGAATCCAGCGGCACGCGGGTCTACGACCAGAAGATCGAGGGACCGCTCGGCCCGCGCTGGATCGCCTGGCGCGAGGGCCTGGTGCGCAACGACGCCGGCGCGCCGGCGGAGGTGCAGAGCGTCGGCCGCGACGTCACCGACCGCACCGAGAGCGAGCGGGCGCTGGCCGAGGCGCGCGACCAGGCCGACGCCGCCAACCGCGCCAAGTCGCGCTTCCTGGCGATGGCGAGCCACGAGATCCGCACGCCGCTGAACGGCATCATCGGCATGAGCGGGCTGTTGATGGATACACAGCTGACGCCGGAGCAGACCACCTATGTCAAGGCGGTCAAGACCTCCGGCGACGCGCTGCTCGCGCTGATCGAGGAGCTGCTCGACTATTCCAAGATCGAGGCCGGCAAGATTGATCTCGAGCACCGTGCCTTCGCGCTGCCGGGCATGATCGAGGAGATCACCGAATTGCTGGCCCCGCGCGCGCAGGCCAAGGGCATCGAGGTTGCCGCCTATGTCGACGAGCGGCTGCCCTTGCAGGTGATCGGCGACGCTGCGCGGCTGCGCCAGGTGCTGCTCAACCTCGCCGGCAACGCCATCAAGTTCACCGCGACCGGCGGCGTGGCGCTGATCGTCGAGCCCGGCATCTGGCCGAACGAGATCAGCTTCCTGGTGCGCGACACCGGCATCGGCATCCCGCCGGATGCGCAGCAGAGAATTTTCCGCGAGTTCGAGCAGGCCGACCAGGGAATCGCGCGCAGCTATGGCGGCACCGGCCTCGGCCTGTCGATCAGCGACCGCATCGTCAAGCGGATGGGCGGCCGTATCGCGCTGGCGAGCACGCCCGGCGCCGGCTCGACCTTCGAAGTGTCGATCCCGCTCGCCGCTGACGACACCGGCGAGGCCAACAGTTTTGCCGCGCCCGATCTCGCGAGGCAGTCGATCATGCTGGTGGTGCCGCACAGCATCGAGGCCTCGCTGATCGCGCGGCGGCTGCAACGCTGGGGCGCGCACACCTGCATCGTGTCGGATCCCGAGGTCGCCGCGGCGCTGCTGCCGGAGCGCACCTGGCACGCGGTGCTGATCGACCACGCCCTCGGTGCGCCGGCGATGGAGGTATTCGCCGCGGCCGCGCGCAGCCATGCGACCCACCGCATCGTGATGTTCACCCCGGCGACGCGGCAGGACCTGTTGGCGTCCGCAACGCCGCTGTTCACCGGCTACCTGGTCAAGCCGTTGCGCGCCTCCTCGCTCGCCGCGCGCCTCACCGCCTCGCCCGAAGTCGCAGCGCCGAGCCTTGCGATCGAGGCGCTCGCCGAGGCCGAGCCGACAGCCCCGGCGACGACGGCGCGGGACAAGGGGTTCTCGATCCTGGTGGCCGAGGACAACGAGATCAACGCGCTGTTGATGCGCTCGCTGCTGTCGCGGCTCGGCCATACCGTGGTCGTCACCATCGACGGCGAGCAGGCGATGGAATCCTGGCTGTCGGCGCAATCGGCCGGCACGCCCTACGACCTCGTGCTGATGGATATCCAGATGCCGCGCCTCAACGGCATCGAGACCACCAAGCGCATCCGTGCGCATGAGTCCGCCGAGCCCGGCCGCCGGACCCCGATCCTGGCGCTGACCGCCAACACGCTGGTGGAAGACCGCTACGCCTGCTTCGAGGCCGGCATGGATGGTTTCCTGATCAAGCCGCTCGACCGCGAGAAGCTGGAACAGGCGCTCGCGGGCCTCGCCGCGTCGCGGCATATCGCGGCGTAGGCTGAATTGTAGGGTGGGCAAAGCGCAGCGTGCCCACCATCACGAGCACGCCGGGGAGGGTGGGCACGGCGCAAGTGCGCCTTTGCCCACCCTACGGATCTGGGTGATGCGGCCCGACAGCTACAGCCGCCGCAGCGCCACCGATTGCACCACGTGGTCGGCGCCCTTCTTCAGGATCAGCGTCGCGCGCGGCCGGGTCGGCCGAATGTTGTCCTCGAGATTGGCGAGGTTGGTGCGCTCCCAGATCGCGATCGCGGTCGCGGTGGCTTCCTCGTCGGACAGCGGCGCATAGCGGTGGAAGTACGACCTCGGATCGGTAAACGCCGTGTCGCGCAGCGCCAGGAAGCGCTTGATGTACCACTGCCGCAGCGCGGCTTCCTCGGCATCGATGTAAACCGAGAAGTCGAAGAAGTCGGAGACGAACGGCACCGCCTTGCCGTCGCGCGGCAGCCGGCCGGCCTGCAGCACGTTGACGCCTTCGACGATCAGGATGTCGGGCTGGTCGATCTCGACCCATTTGTTCGGCACGATATCGTAGGTCAGATGCGAATAGACCGGCGCCCGGACCCGGCGGCGCCCGGCCTTGATGTCGCTGAGGAACGACAGCAGCGTCGGCAGGTCATAGCTTTCCGGAAAGCCCTTGCGCTGCATGATGCCCTGGCGCTCGAGCACGGCGTTGGGAAACAGGAAACCGTCGGTCGTGATCAAATCGACTTTCGGCCGCGGCGACCAGCGGGCGAGCATGGCCTGCAGCACGCGCGCGGTGGTCGACTTGCCGACCGCGACCGAACCCGCAACGCCGATGATGTAGGGCATCTTGCGGTCGCGGATGTTGAGGAACTGGCGCTGCGAATAATACAGCCGCTGGGTCGCATCGACATAGATCGAGAGCAGCCGCGACAGCGGCAGATAGATGTCCTCGACCTCCTGCAAGTCGAGGCGGTCGTGCATCGAGCGCAGCCGGTCGAACTCGCCGGGCTCCAGCGTCATCGGCGTGTCGTCGCGCAGATGCGACCACTGCTGACGTGTGAAGACGCGGTAGGGATTGTATTGCTGATCTGGTGCCCGAATGTCCATGAGACCGCCCCTTGATCAATCGCGCTTGCGCGCCGCCTTCTCTTCCAGTCCGGACATCGCGGTGCGCTTCTCCAGCGCCGCCTCGACATCCTCCAGTTTCACGCCGCGTGACTTCAGCAGAACCAGCAGATGAAACACCAGATCCGCGCTCTCGGCGATGAGGTGATCGCGGTCATTCTCGACCGCGGCGATCACGGTCTCGACCGCCTCCTCGCCCAGCTTCTTGGCGCAATGCTCCGCGCCCTTGTCGAGCAGCTTGCGGGTATAGGACGCCTCGCCGCCCGACACAGCGCGGGCATCGATGGTGGCGGCCAGATCGTGGACCGTGAAACGCGACATCAACTCAACTCACGCAAGAGCGCCGGCACCGCCCCGGTGCCATCCCCAAAATGGGGATTAGCATTTTTGTGACAAGGAGTCCCCGATCTCGCGCTAGGGATCCAGCCGCATCGGCAGGCCCGAGCGCACCATGTGATCCTTGGCTTGGCGGATGGTAAATTCCCCGAAGTGGAAGATCGAGGCGGCGAGCACGCCGGTGGCGTGACCCTCGCGGACGCCGTCGACCAGGTGGTCGAGATTACCGACGCCGCCGGACGCGATGACCGGTACGGGAACACTGTCGGCGATCGCCCGGGTCAGCGGCAGGTCAAAGCCCTGCCGCGTGCCGTCGCGGTCCATCGAAGTCAGCAGTATCTCGCCGGCGCCGAGCGCGACCACTTCCTGGGCATATTCGATGGCGTCGATGCCCGTGGCATTACGTCCACCATGGGTGAAGATTTCCCAGCGGTCCGAGCCGCCGGGGCGCTTGACCCGCTTGGCGTCGATCGCGACCACGATGCATTGCTCGCCATATTTTTCGGCGGCTTCCTTGACGAACTCGCGACGGCTGACCGCC from Bradyrhizobium genosp. L includes:
- the coaA gene encoding type I pantothenate kinase; translation: MDIRAPDQQYNPYRVFTRQQWSHLRDDTPMTLEPGEFDRLRSMHDRLDLQEVEDIYLPLSRLLSIYVDATQRLYYSQRQFLNIRDRKMPYIIGVAGSVAVGKSTTARVLQAMLARWSPRPKVDLITTDGFLFPNAVLERQGIMQRKGFPESYDLPTLLSFLSDIKAGRRRVRAPVYSHLTYDIVPNKWVEIDQPDILIVEGVNVLQAGRLPRDGKAVPFVSDFFDFSVYIDAEEAALRQWYIKRFLALRDTAFTDPRSYFHRYAPLSDEEATATAIAIWERTNLANLEDNIRPTRPRATLILKKGADHVVQSVALRRL
- a CDS encoding PAS domain-containing hybrid sensor histidine kinase/response regulator is translated as MGRIFRIKLRLRRFMRRHPRITSAVRSFMIFSAAFGGAFGFISGALSEHSGYDPNAFAIGVSFLFALACLWIVTLGIRLRLLRTKLRTIATHNEAMADRNWELQEAEQRASTLFEAQGDLIVLRDLEGRITYANDAYCELAQVSRDDLIDSTATLKILEQGSSALESSGTRVYDQKIEGPLGPRWIAWREGLVRNDAGAPAEVQSVGRDVTDRTESERALAEARDQADAANRAKSRFLAMASHEIRTPLNGIIGMSGLLMDTQLTPEQTTYVKAVKTSGDALLALIEELLDYSKIEAGKIDLEHRAFALPGMIEEITELLAPRAQAKGIEVAAYVDERLPLQVIGDAARLRQVLLNLAGNAIKFTATGGVALIVEPGIWPNEISFLVRDTGIGIPPDAQQRIFREFEQADQGIARSYGGTGLGLSISDRIVKRMGGRIALASTPGAGSTFEVSIPLAADDTGEANSFAAPDLARQSIMLVVPHSIEASLIARRLQRWGAHTCIVSDPEVAAALLPERTWHAVLIDHALGAPAMEVFAAAARSHATHRIVMFTPATRQDLLASATPLFTGYLVKPLRASSLAARLTASPEVAAPSLAIEALAEAEPTAPATTARDKGFSILVAEDNEINALLMRSLLSRLGHTVVVTIDGEQAMESWLSAQSAGTPYDLVLMDIQMPRLNGIETTKRIRAHESAEPGRRTPILALTANTLVEDRYACFEAGMDGFLIKPLDREKLEQALAGLAASRHIAA
- the hisF gene encoding imidazole glycerol phosphate synthase subunit HisF codes for the protein MFKVRVIPCLDVKDGRVVKGVNFVDLRDAGDPVEAAIAYDAAGADELTFLDITATHENRGIMLDVVRRTAEACFMPLTVGGGVRTVDDIKTLLRSGADKVSINSAAVSRREFVKEAAEKYGEQCIVVAIDAKRVKRPGGSDRWEIFTHGGRNATGIDAIEYAQEVVALGAGEILLTSMDRDGTRQGFDLPLTRAIADSVPVPVIASGGVGNLDHLVDGVREGHATGVLAASIFHFGEFTIRQAKDHMVRSGLPMRLDP
- a CDS encoding phosphoribosyl-ATP diphosphatase, translating into MSRFTVHDLAATIDARAVSGGEASYTRKLLDKGAEHCAKKLGEEAVETVIAAVENDRDHLIAESADLVFHLLVLLKSRGVKLEDVEAALEKRTAMSGLEEKAARKRD